Part of the Candidatus Moraniibacteriota bacterium genome is shown below.
ATCGTGATGGGCGTGCCGATGGTCCACTGTGGCGTGACCGAATACGTTGTAAGCGCCGTCCCATTTGAAGTGACGCGAAATTGATAGATATCACTCGCCGAGGCGGAGGATGTCGCGGTAAGGCTCCATTCCATTTCGGTATAATCGTCGGTGGTAATATCGACGGTGTCTGCAGGGTTTTCGTCGTCTTGGATGCGGCCGGCATCGAAATCGCTCGTTGATTTTCCGGACGGAGCTGTGAGCTGGGAGGTGGTATTTTCGCCGCTTGCGGTGATATTGGAAGAAAGAGAAAGAAGAATTCTTTCGTCATAGGGCGGGATGGCAATCGTCTGCGCCACCGCTTCTTCCGACGCGGCCATTGCCATGGTTCCCGGGTTTTCGGTTTGTGTCTCGTTTTGACGATAGGCGAGAGAACACATCGTGGAAGAAGTGGACTGTGCTGATTCCACTTGTGCGACACCGGTATAGTTGGTGGACCAATAGGTTGCGGTATTGTCGTCGTCTTCCGCACCGAAAGACTCGAGCCAGAGCCACTTCTTGGACGAACCGGCATCGAGGCTCGGGGGATTCGGATTTGCGTTGGAGGTGGAGGCGGCAGTGCCGACTTTTATATCGCTACTAATGGTCGAAACGCCGTGTCCCGTAATGCGGACGACAGTCGCGGCATAGTCTTGGGAGGCGCCGGTGAGGGTCGCCGTGTCGCTCCCTACGGCGATTTTTGCCCAGGCAGCGTGGGAGACGACATTTCCGGTATACTGCTGACTGAAAAGTTGTGTCCACCCGCTTATACCCATATTGGTACCGCCGGTATTGTCGTTTGAGGCAAATGCGACAAGGAGATCGCCCGCGGTGATGCCGGAAGGCATATTGAGCGCGACGCCTCCAGAAAGCGTGGTGCCGTTTGTGGTGTTGCTCGAAGCGACCGTTGGAAAGGCATTTGCCGTGAGAACTTTGCGATAGGTACTGTCGGTCGATTTTTTGTATTCGAGTTGGTACTGGGCGGTTGCTGGATCGCCGGTCGCATTGAGGAGCGTCCGGAGCCTCGTGTTGGTCCCGGTCGAGCGGACAATATTCACATCCTGAAGCTGAAGCCACGAAGCGGCGCTCTCGCTCCCGTCGTCCGCGCGCCACCGGAAGCCTTCTTGTTCGATGGATGCCGAACTTCCCGCTTTGAAAGTAGCGATCATACCCATATAGGTAGCGCTCCCAATAGTTGCGGTAGTAGACTGTGTTCCTGTTGAAGTGAGTGTTTTGGTTGCCGCGGCGACACCCTTAAGGTATGTGGATCCAACATCACCCTGCTCGGTAAATGAATTCGACCACGCGGATACATTGGGACCATTCACTCGATATGTGATGCCGGCTACGGCTACTTCACTTGCCTGACTGGTGGTTCCCGTGGTTCCGCTCGGTGCGGATGTGCCACTCGCCGCCGCTTGAGTTGCGGTTTGATCAAGTGGAGATGCGTCAAATGGCCCTTCAATTTCTATAACAACCGCTGCGTTTTCATCGGATGCTCCGGATCCGGGAGTGATACTTGTTTCCCCGCCTGTGGCGATTTTGTAGTAGATAGCGCCCTGGTCGACGTTTGTCGCGTCGGTTACCGCTACTGCTTCCGAGAAGCCCGATGGTGCGGTGGAGTTTCCGTCGCCCGTAAAATGAGTGCACACAAGGAGATTGCCGGCAGTGGCGGCCGAATCAAGCGTTACGGTTATGGACGAAACGCTATTTGCTCCGTTTTGTTTTGTTTGGACGATGTCTCCGAAGGCGGCGATGGCGGTTTCTGTTTTGAGAGAGCTTGCAGTTGTTATGAAAAAGAAAACAAAAAAACCACATACAAACATTCGTCGTTTTTGTTTTCTTGGGGTAGGATGAATTTTTTTTGTTGCTAGTGAAACGCGTGTTTGCATGGTTGTTTTTTGCTCGCTGTAAAACAAAAATCAGGAAGACTTCTCTTCCTGATTATAGCACGAGCTGGCTTTCTGATTGTTTTGGAATTCTCAAAACCGCATATTCTTTTTGACGGTTTTGGTTACCTCATTACTTTCGGAGATGCGATTCATCCAGTTGGGTTTCTGGGTTGGATGAGAAGGAGGGGTGGAAGGAGTCGAAAGGGGGGAAACGGAAGGGGTCGGCTGGACAGGAGACATGGGACGAAGGGGTGAAGGGGACGAAGGGGGAATACTGGGTTGAATGGGGGAAATGGGAGTGGAAGGGTAAAGGGGTTTGTCGAGGGGAATGGTGTTTGCTGGCTGAAGAGGTGGAAGAGGACGAGGGGTTGAAGGGGGAGAAACGGGAGGGAGAGATTGTTTCTTTTTTCGTTTTCTTCGAATAATGAGGAAGATGATTATGAGAATGAGAAGACCGAGGAAGGTGCCGACGGTGATGACGAGCCATTTGGGGATGATCCAGAAGGCGATGTATTGGGAGACTTCTTGGCTCTTCTGTCCGTAGGTTGCTTTGAAGGTCGCGTGGAATTTGCCGATTGGGATATTCCAGAAGTGCGCGATATCGGGTTTCCACATTGTGTCGAATTTCCGCCGGCTCTCGGGGAGGACGCTTCCTTTTTTAGGATTTATGTCGAGACGTTCAACGGTGTGTCCGCGCCAATCGGCGATGGCGATATCGCCCGAAGGGCGCGTGTGGACCGTGCCGGTATTTCGGAGGAAGAGGGTGAAGGCGACGGGCGGCGTCCAGAAGAACCAGGGCGCCGAGAATTCTTCGACGCGCATTTCCTCGCGAATGTCGCCCGGGATGCGCACAAGGAGGAGGCTCCCGACCATGGTGGAGAGGGCGACCTGCGCCTCTTGGTCTTTGTCTTCGGGAGGTTTGGTGCCGAGGAAGACGACGCCGTAGTGACCGCCCGGCTCGGCGTCGTCCGGCACCTTGATGCGGAAGCGGAATTCGACGACCTGTTCGGGGAGGATCGCGACTTTGGGGGTATAGAAGGAGACCCAGTTGGCGATCGAGAAGCGCGAGCTGCTCTCGAGCGCCGTCGTCCCGATTTCATACTTGGGTTCGCCACCATCACCGGAAGAGGTGAAGTTTCCCGCGGAGGGATAGAGCTCGATCAGGTTCTTGGTGGGATTGGTAATCTGGATGGTATGCGCCGTTTCTTCGCCAGGCTTCAATGTCATTTCAAATGATGGCGGCGAAAGCGTGAGTCCTTCAGCCGCCACCTCAAACGGAGTCGTTTGAGCCAGTGATATTTTTGGCGAAAAAAGTAAAATGCTTGCCAAAAATATGATGATGGCGAATTTTAAATGATAAATTTCAAATTTCAAAAGAAATTTGAATGATTGAATTTCAAAATTTGTCATTAAAACATTATTTTGTAATTTAGATTTTTTCATTTGAAATTATTTTAGAGCAAATACTAAAAAAAGGCTTACGCCCCCCTCTTTTTTGAAAGTAGCGGAGAATATATTCGGCTAAAAGTTCCCCGTGCAAATATACGTGATCGTGGTTGAGTAGGCGCCGGCTTGGGTGGTGGCGGCGACGTTTACGATATAGGACACGGTGAAGGTGGTGGAGGCGGTGGCGGCGCTTGCTGTCGCCAGGTTGGTGGTGGTATCAGCGATGAAACGATACTCGTCGGCAGTGTTGTAGTCGGAAGCGGGGGCGCCTGTGCCGCCAGAGGGCTCGGCGCCGGTATTGGGGGTTGCGTTGTCTTTGAGGTTGATACCGAACTGCTCGGTGCCGGTCGAGGAAGTGGTCTTGGTTCCCATGGCGTCAATCGTATTTGCGCCGCTCGTCAAGGTGGCGCCGTAGTAGGTGATGGTGTAGCCGCTTGTTGCATTGGTGGCGGCGGCAAGGGTATTGGCGGTGCCGTTATTGAAACCGGTGTTGGAAGAATCGGGATTCAAGACACCACCGGAACGGGTGAGGGAGACGGTATTTTGCGAGAGCGTGAAGGTGAGATAGGGATCAATGGTGGTTGAAACCACCACCTGATCGTCATCGACGATTGCGGTTGCGATTTGTCCCGTGTCGCCGAAAGTACCGGTAATGGCAATGACATAGTTTGCGGCGGTTGTCGGATTGTCGATTTGAGTATCGCCGCCCGAGGCGTTGGTGCCGATTTCGACGACAACTTTCCATCCGGCGGTGATCGCGGTGCCACCGCTACTCGGATAGGTGAGGGTGAGGACGCGATTCTCGGTGCCAGAAAAGGCGGCGCCCCAGGTTGCGGCACCGGCTGATCCGGCGAGTGTTGCTTCGTTTTCATAGCCGGTCGAGGCGCCGTAGGAGAGATCGACATCGCCAAAATCAAGACCGGTTGCATCAAAATCCGACGGGAAGGTGACAATAATAGTATCCGTCACTTCCGCGGCGCCGGTCGGCGATGTGAATCGGATCGTGTGATTGGAAAACTCGTCTTTTTTGACGCGACTCTGAGTGTCGGAGAGCGCGGTAAGAGAGGCGGCCTTGGCTTGATTTACGAATACGCCAAGAGAGATAACAAAAACAAGGACGACTGAGAACGCTCCGCCTAGAGCATTTTTCATTTGCGCCCAAACGGGTTTTCGCCTGCGTCTTTTGGAAGGCATAATTTTTGTTTTCCAGTGAGACTCTTTTTGAATTCTCTATCTCAGAATCCTTCTATGGGAAATAGTATACAGTATTTTTGTTTTTTTACGAAGGAGTCGAGAGAATTGTGTCAAGTACTTAGAGCTCTTCACTTTTCTCGTGCTCTCCGCTAGGATGGGAAATATGAAAGAACTCTTGCAATCAGCACTCAAAGACGCATTCCAATCACTTTTCGATGAAGGAGGGAAGACTCTTTCGTGTGAAGGGGAACCTTCTTTCGATGTGACATTCCCAAAAGATGACTCGCATGGAGACTATACATCGAACATTGCTCTTTCGCTTGCGAGGCATTTGAAGCAATCGCCACTTGATATAGCTCACCGTCTTGAAGAGCAGTTGTCCAAGGATAATCGCTTGAGACAATTTACTATTGAAGTTGTTGCTCCGGGGTATATCAATTTTTCGGCCACTCCGGAGATGCTTGCGGGAATTGTAGCGGAAATATGCGCCAAGAAGAATGAATATGGCGCACAAGAGCGCAATGATCATGGCAAGATTCTTCTGGAATTCATCTCTGCCAACCCGACCGGACCGCTCCATATGGGGAATGCTCGCGGAGGATTCTTTGGTGATACGCTCTCGCGAATTCTGAAGAAGTGCGGCTATGACGTTTCAACTGAATATTATGTGAATGATGCCGGGGAGCAGGTTGCGAAGCTTGGGCATAGTGTCCTTAAAGATACTGAAGCGGTATATGGTGGTGAGTATATCGATGATCTTGGGAAGAGATGGGCGCGACAGTCGGGAACTTCGAGTACGACCGATCCGCGAGTTGTTGGAGCGTGGGCAGGGCGGATTGTTCTGGAAGAATACATTCAGAAAACCGTTTCGGAGCGAATGGGAATATCGTTTGACGATTTTATCTCTGAAAAAAACGATATCGTCGAGGCAGGATATGTCGATCGGGCAATCTCGTTTCTCAAAGAGGAGGGACTGACCCATGAAGAGCAAGGCGCTCTTTGGCTTCGGACGACGCAGTATGGTGATGATAAAGACCGAGTACTCATAAAAGCAAATGGAGAAAGGACCTATTTTGCGTCGGACTGTGGGTATCTTCTCCACAAAAAGGAACGTGGCTTTGACCGAATCAGCGAGGTCTGGGGTGCTGATCACCATGGGTATGTGGCGAGGTTTCACGCGGCGGCGGAGGCACTTGGCTTTGCCCGGGATCGAGTGACGTTTACACTGGTTCAATTGGTACGCTTGGTAAAGAATGGTCAGGAAGTCCGCATGTCCAAGCGCGCTGGGAATATCGTGACGGTAGATGAATTGCTCAATCGGATTGATGTTGATGTGGTGCGATTCTTCTTTCTCATGTATTCCCCTGATACACACATGAATTTCGATATGGGACTTGCCGAAGAGCGAAGTCAGAAGAACCCGGTCTTCTATGTACAGTATGCTCATGCGCGTATGGCGAGTATTTTCCGGAAAGCCGAAGAAGAACTTGGTATGAATATGCAAGAATTCTCTGTCAATCAAGAAGAAATACACCTTCAGAATTCGAAAGAGATTCTTTTGGTGCGACACTTGGCGAAGTTTTCAGAAGTGCTTTGCTCTGCCGTTGAAACGTCTACTGTGCACCAGCTTCCTCAGTATGCGATTCGTCTCGCCGATCTTTTCCACTCGTTTTACAACGAATGTACGGTTCTTGATTCCGGGAATATGCCCGTGACACGATCACGTCTCGCGCTTGTCGGTGCGACCAAGAATGTGCTCGCGGAGACGCTTCGATTGATTGGTGTCTCTGTGCCAGAGAGGATGTGAGGCAATTTTCTTGTGGCGCGTTCTTTGACAGTGCTTGGCGCTTTGTTATGCTGACCAAAGTGTCAGTTTTTCTTTTCTTTCTATGTCCACCCCGCTTCATATTTTGAAAACGCAGTTTGGGTTTGATTCGTTTCGCTCTCATCAGGAGGCGATTATCGAAGCAGTGCTCGCTGGGAGAGATGCCTTTGTGCTCATGCCGACGGGCGGTGGGAAGTCGCTTTGCTATCAGATTCCAGCGCTTCTTTTGCCAAATGTCACTGTGGTTATTTCGCCACTCATCGCGCTGATGAAGGATCAAGTGGATGCACTTCGGGTGGCTGGTGTTGCGGCGGAATATCTCAATTCGTCGCTCTCGCCCGAAGAGCAGGATCGGGTGCTCGCCTCTCTTGTGCGCAGGAAGACGAAGCTCTTGTATATTGCGCCCGAGCGACTTTTTGGCGCGTCATCCCTTGTTCCGTTCTTGCAAGAAGTGGGCGTGTCACTTTTTGCGGTTGATGAGGCGCACTGTATCTCGGCATGGGGACATGATTTTCGTCCGGAGTATCGCTTCCTTTCCGACCTCAAGAAATTCTTCTCTGCGACGCCGACGGTCGCGCTCACGGCAACGGCGGACGATTTGACGAGTCAGGATATTGTCGAACGACTCGCGCTCCACTCACCGCTCTTTTTCAAATCGAGCTTTGACCGTCCAAATATCCACTATACTATCGAACCGAAAGCAAAGAGTTTTGAGCGATTGATTCGCTATCTTGCAACGCGCCGCAATGATTCCGGTATTGTCTATACGCTGTCACGGAAATCTGCTGACAGTGTGGCAAGGCGACTTACTGAAGCAGGATTCTCGGCGCTATCCTATCATGCAGGGCTCGATGCGAGTGTACGAGACAAACATCAGGGTCGATTTCTCCGCGATGAGACCAAGATTATTGTTGCGACGATTGCTTTTGGTATGGGAATCAACAAGTCCAATGTGCGATTTGTTGTCCATATGGATCTCCCCAAGAATATCGAGAGCTACTATCAGGAGACGGGGCGTGCTGGCCGGGATGGTCTTCAGAGTGAAGCGCTCCTCTTCTATTCGCCGGCAGATGTGCAGAAGCTCGCACGGTTTGCACTCGTTGATGGGAATGAAGAGCAATCGGTCGTTATGCTCCGCAAGCTCAAACAGCTGGCAGACCTCTGCGAGGCAAATGTGTGTCGACGACATCTCATCTTGCGCTATTTCGGTGAAGTTTTTCCAGAATCATGCGATGCCTGTGATGTGTGTCTCTCCGAACGGACGACATTTGATGGCACGCTTATTGCGCAGAAATTGCTTTCGGCAGTCTTTCGTCTCCATGAGCGATTTGGTCTTGGCTATACTATAGACGTGCTTCGCGGATCGAAATCCGAGAAGATTCGCCCCGAGCATCGTGCCATAAAAACTTTTGGCGCGGGCACAGACACTTCTCGGGAAGCGTGGTTTCGCTATGCCAAGGATCTCATCGCATTGGGATTCCTGAAGCAAGTGGGCGAACCATACCCGACACTTTCACTGACAGAGAAGAGCGCTGCTGTACTTCGTGGTGAGACACGGGTAATGCTGACCGCTTCAGTGGAAGTCAAAAAGGAAGTAGAGGTAGTCATTCCTGCTCACGAAGCGACACTTCTCGATCAACTCAAAGCGCTTCGTACGGACTATGCGCAGAAAGAAAACGTGCCGCCCTACATTATCTTCTCCGATGCGACACTTCTCGAGCTTGCCACATTTCTTCCATCGGACATATCCGAGCTTGCGCGAATCTCTGGCTTCGGAGAAGTGAAGACGCGGCGATATGGCAAAGCCTTCCTCAGTGTTGTCGCTACCTATTGTCGAGAACACGGACTGTCATCAAAAATGTCGGAGAAAATTTCGGTTCGTTCTCGCCGAAAGATAAGGTGACGCAGAAGTCTGTTTGCCGAGAGACAGGGGTCTCAGCGCGATAGAGAGACGCACTTTTGGAAAAGTTGAGATTTCTCAACTTCGCTCGGAATGACATGGCTTCCGCTCTATCGTTTCAAGCAAAGTATTTTCTCGTATTCTGCGGAGGGCGAGTTGTTTCAGAAGATGCGCGTGTGATGATACAATGGTGATATCAAAACCCCCTCTATGAAACTCTCCCTCACACATTTCCTCCAGTGGGGCGGCATCGCCGCCGTGCTGCTTGTTGTCGTCGGACTCAACTACGATTTCGAATCCAAAGCCAGCATGCAGCTCAATGGTTCTGTCGAGAGCTCGCTCTCCCAATCCCTCCGCGGCTACTGGAAACTCGATGACGGCTCCGGCACCAACGCGACCGACAGTAGCGGAAACACGAACACCCTCGCCATGACCGGCTCCCCGAGTTGGACGACGGGGAATATCGGTCCATACGCTCTCGACTTCTCCGGCTCGGGACAATACCTCTCCGTCGCCGATCCCGCAAGCGGTGTCCTCGACTTTGCCGATGGCGCCGACTTCTCCATCACCGGCTGGTTCAACCGAGACACTTTCACCGCCGATCACACGATCGTCGCCAAGAAAACAGATCAAACGACCAATGCCGGCTATGTGCTATGGATAGATAACAATGGAGGAACCGATTACCTCAACTTCGAGATCGCCGATGGAACCGATACCTACAGCGTCGCTTCCTCTACCGACTTCAGCGCGACCGGTTGGCACAACTTTGCCGCCGTCTGGGATGACTCGAACGGCATGTATCTCTATATAGATGGCGGTCTCAACAGTAGCACGACCACATCAACCGCAAGTATCGGCAGTCTCGCCAATACCAATGCCTTCCGTATCGGCGCGGAATCAGATGCGGGCGTTCCCTTTGACGGGAAGCTCGACGATATTCGCGTCTATGGCTCCGCCCTGAGCGCAAGCGATGTCTTGAAGCTCTACCAAACGACCGCGCCGGCACAGCCGGTCGACACAGGGCTCGTCGGGCACTGGACCTTTGACGGACCGGATATTGCGGGGACGACCGCGATCGATCGGTCAAGTTTTGGGAATAATGGAACGATAACGGGAGCGGTACCGACGATCGGGAAATTGGGCCAGGGGATGGGGTTTGATGGGACGGCGTCTACCTCAATCGATGCCGGGTCGGGGAGTTCTCTCGATAATCTGCCTGCCATGACCATAGCTTTCTGGGTGCGCATTGAATCCTTCCCGACCTTAAAGAACTATGTCCTCTCGAAAGATTTGAATTGTTGCGGCGCGTCAGTCGGATGGATAACATCATTCCATTCGTACTACAAAATGTTTGCCCTCGAAGTACAATACGATGGCGGAACGAATTTGAACGCGAGTACACCGGACAATAGTTTCACTAGCAGTGACTTCGGAGTATGGACGCATGTGGCAGTCACTTGGACAGGGAGCCAGTCAACATCGGGTATGACCTTCTACAAAAACGGAGTCGCTTTGACAACAAGCAATTGGGATGACGGAATAGGGAGCCGTGCTGATGATAGCGGCTATCCAGTTACAATTGGCGCCGCCCCAAACTACGAAGGAAATGGAATTGACGGCTCCCTCGACGATATACGCCTCTATAACCGCGTCCTCTCGGCGACGGAAGTAGTGAACCTCTATACTCTCGGGCGGTAGGGTGATAGATGGAACGAGAAGCATAGATACCTCATTCAATCCATTCAAGCGTTCATTTGTAAAAAATAATTTTCTAGCCGTCATCCTATGCTACCCCTCAAAATATCGGTCAAGAAGAGAATGTTCCGATCAGTTTTCTTTTCGGTCACTGCCCTTTTTCTGTTCGTCGGTATTTCTTCAAGCGCCGAAGCGGCAAACAAATATGTGCGCCAGGGTGCTTCTGGGAGTGGGAGCGATTGGGCGAACGCGTATGCGACATTGCCGAGCGATCTGACCCGCGGCGATACCTACTACATCGCGGATGGGAGTTACGGCAGCTACACCTTCGACGACAACGCCAGCGGTACAACGCCGATCACTATCAAGAAATGCACTGCGAGCGATCATGGGACGGAGACGGGGTACAGTTCGGCTTATTGCGACGGGCAGGCGGTATTTGGGTCATTTATTTTTGCGAGTGACTACTGGATTATTGATGGTGCAACGCGGAATGAAAGTAATTGGGCTGATGGTGGTGCGTACGGTTTCCGCGTATCAACGTTCTCGGCGAACACGTCATTCTCGCCGGGAGTGTGCGCATCTAATCTGACAATGCAGTATGTGAACGCAGGGGGCACGCCCACGGGAAACCCGCCGACAGGCGGCGTGGACGCAGCATTTTATATAGGCGGTTTTGATGAATATTGTCAGAATTGGACGATGTCTCACAACTATGTGCACGACACAATCACAACCTATCATATGAATGGAGTACGGGGCGGGTTGATCGAGTACAGCTATATCGTAAATGGATGGTCAAAGGAAGCGATCCGCGGTCAAATTTGTATGAGCAATTTTTCCATTCGGCATAATATCTTCAAGGATTCCTGTCAGGGGAATCCTGCTGATCCCACAGCTGGTGCTTGTACTGGGACAATTGCCCTTTTTGATGGTTTACGAAAACTCGGCATGCTGGGCTAATTCGAAAATCTACGG
Proteins encoded:
- the recQ gene encoding DNA helicase RecQ, whose protein sequence is MSTPLHILKTQFGFDSFRSHQEAIIEAVLAGRDAFVLMPTGGGKSLCYQIPALLLPNVTVVISPLIALMKDQVDALRVAGVAAEYLNSSLSPEEQDRVLASLVRRKTKLLYIAPERLFGASSLVPFLQEVGVSLFAVDEAHCISAWGHDFRPEYRFLSDLKKFFSATPTVALTATADDLTSQDIVERLALHSPLFFKSSFDRPNIHYTIEPKAKSFERLIRYLATRRNDSGIVYTLSRKSADSVARRLTEAGFSALSYHAGLDASVRDKHQGRFLRDETKIIVATIAFGMGINKSNVRFVVHMDLPKNIESYYQETGRAGRDGLQSEALLFYSPADVQKLARFALVDGNEEQSVVMLRKLKQLADLCEANVCRRHLILRYFGEVFPESCDACDVCLSERTTFDGTLIAQKLLSAVFRLHERFGLGYTIDVLRGSKSEKIRPEHRAIKTFGAGTDTSREAWFRYAKDLIALGFLKQVGEPYPTLSLTEKSAAVLRGETRVMLTASVEVKKEVEVVIPAHEATLLDQLKALRTDYAQKENVPPYIIFSDATLLELATFLPSDISELARISGFGEVKTRRYGKAFLSVVATYCREHGLSSKMSEKISVRSRRKIR
- a CDS encoding arginine--tRNA ligase: MKELLQSALKDAFQSLFDEGGKTLSCEGEPSFDVTFPKDDSHGDYTSNIALSLARHLKQSPLDIAHRLEEQLSKDNRLRQFTIEVVAPGYINFSATPEMLAGIVAEICAKKNEYGAQERNDHGKILLEFISANPTGPLHMGNARGGFFGDTLSRILKKCGYDVSTEYYVNDAGEQVAKLGHSVLKDTEAVYGGEYIDDLGKRWARQSGTSSTTDPRVVGAWAGRIVLEEYIQKTVSERMGISFDDFISEKNDIVEAGYVDRAISFLKEEGLTHEEQGALWLRTTQYGDDKDRVLIKANGERTYFASDCGYLLHKKERGFDRISEVWGADHHGYVARFHAAAEALGFARDRVTFTLVQLVRLVKNGQEVRMSKRAGNIVTVDELLNRIDVDVVRFFFLMYSPDTHMNFDMGLAEERSQKNPVFYVQYAHARMASIFRKAEEELGMNMQEFSVNQEEIHLQNSKEILLVRHLAKFSEVLCSAVETSTVHQLPQYAIRLADLFHSFYNECTVLDSGNMPVTRSRLALVGATKNVLAETLRLIGVSVPERM
- a CDS encoding LamG domain-containing protein, with translation MKLSLTHFLQWGGIAAVLLVVVGLNYDFESKASMQLNGSVESSLSQSLRGYWKLDDGSGTNATDSSGNTNTLAMTGSPSWTTGNIGPYALDFSGSGQYLSVADPASGVLDFADGADFSITGWFNRDTFTADHTIVAKKTDQTTNAGYVLWIDNNGGTDYLNFEIADGTDTYSVASSTDFSATGWHNFAAVWDDSNGMYLYIDGGLNSSTTTSTASIGSLANTNAFRIGAESDAGVPFDGKLDDIRVYGSALSASDVLKLYQTTAPAQPVDTGLVGHWTFDGPDIAGTTAIDRSSFGNNGTITGAVPTIGKLGQGMGFDGTASTSIDAGSGSSLDNLPAMTIAFWVRIESFPTLKNYVLSKDLNCCGASVGWITSFHSYYKMFALEVQYDGGTNLNASTPDNSFTSSDFGVWTHVAVTWTGSQSTSGMTFYKNGVALTTSNWDDGIGSRADDSGYPVTIGAAPNYEGNGIDGSLDDIRLYNRVLSATEVVNLYTLGR